A region from the Chanodichthys erythropterus isolate Z2021 chromosome 5, ASM2448905v1, whole genome shotgun sequence genome encodes:
- the tmem234 gene encoding transmembrane protein 234, whose protein sequence is MVSTSEVLCLLFVAILWGGTNPFLKKGTEGIEGVQRDNKLLQFLAEVKFLFLNFKYLVPFLLNQSGSLMFYFTLASTDLSLAVPMVNSLTFLFTLLMGKLLGEEFGGKRALLGMLLIMSGVTVCVLSSVSETDDTGLRNTSDH, encoded by the exons ATGGTGTCAACAA GTGAAGTGCTTTGTCTGTTGTTTGTCGCGATCTTGTGGGGAGGAACAAACCCCTTCCTGAAAAAAGGCACAGAGGGCATTGAAGGGGTTCAGAGGGACAACAAACTCCTCCAGTTTCTGGCTGAGGTCAAATTCCTGTTTCTCAATTTCAAG TATTTGGTGCCATTCCTGTTGAACCAAAGTGGATCATTAATGTTCTACTTCACTCTTGCTTCTACGG ATCTATCTCTGGCTGTGCCCATGGTGAATTCCCTCACATTTCTGTTCACATTACTAATGGGTAAACTGCTTGGAGAAGAGTTTGGAGGAAAGA GAGCTCTGCTGGGAATGTTACTCATCATGTCTGGAGTGACTGTGTGCGTCCTGAGTTCTGTCTCTGAGACGGACGACACAGGGCTCCGCAACACAAGTGACCACTAA
- the LOC137020739 gene encoding CD276 antigen-like → MKLSGGARMAAGDAQEAAGSGKREAAARHWLTYYIKKTIRVVPHSSSFGGGRRRQRFKHVQVFCDSPSFRVNVPDRYLLAIRGRPAVLGCEFTPDPDLSSLVITWQRSENSQVVHSFYYQQDQLDRQSREFHNRTSLFISELGKGNASLRMNSVGPKDAGQYLCQVSNAKGTGQAQIELDYGALYSEPRFYIHVNSTTVTVQFETEGFPKPEVIWLGEHGQNLSYHLELHDQTEDGLYIVKSSFEAQKPVVNVTFTLKNHLLNQNLQRPVILSYVSNEAGGRSWKMAAIISLSIISIILFAVVMFLQFKKPIKSNL, encoded by the exons atgaagctctcggGCGGCGcgcggatggcggcaggggacgcacaggaagcggccggaagcgggaagcgggaggcggcggctcg acaCTGGTTGACATATTATATTAAGAAAACAA TAAGAGTAGTTCCACACTCCAGTTCATTTGGAGGCGGAAGAAGAAGACAACGATTCAAACATGTGCAGGTCTTCTGCGATTCAC CCTCTTTTAGGGTGAATGTTCCTGACAGGTATTTGCTGGCAATCCGGGGTCGTCCAGCTGTTCTGGGCTGTGAGTTCACACCTGATCCTGACCTCTCCAGCCTGGTGATTACCTGGCAAAGATCGGAGAACTCACAGGTTGTCCACAGTTTCTATTATCAGCAGGACCAACTGGACAGGCAGAGTCGAGAATTCCATAATCGGACATCATTGTTTATTTCAGAGCTTGGTAAAGGAAATGCCTCCCTTAGAATGAATTCAGTTGGACCTAAGGATGCCGGTCAATACCTTTGCCAAGTGAGCAATGCTAAAGGGACGGGACAAGCCCAGATAGAGCTGGACTACGGGG CTCTTTACTCCGAGCCTAGGTTTTACATTCATGTGAACTCCACAACTGTGACAGTGCAGTTTGAGACGGAGGGATTCCCCAAACCTGAGGTGATCTGGCTGGGGGAACACGGCCAGAACCTCAGCTATCACCTGGAGCTCCATGACCAGACAGAAGATGGGCTTTATATAGTTAAGAGCAGCTTTGAGGCCCAGAAGCCAGTGGTTAATGTCACATTTACACTGAAGAACCACCTCCTGAACCAGAACCTTCAGAGACCCGTGATCCTCAGCTATG tttcAAATGAGGCTGGAGGTAGAAGCTGGAAGATGGCGGCAATAATTTCTCTATCAATAATAAGCATCATTCTTTTTGCTGTTGTGatgtttttacaatttaaaaaaccAATAAAATCCAACCTATGA